Proteins encoded together in one Bacteroides ovatus window:
- the tnpC gene encoding IS66 family transposase, whose translation MIDERAYELLCCQLGLANEEKAGLRKQNKELIARLESIEESNRENSKNLIDTINDLKDTIEKQSTTVEHYRKEMELMRKQLEAKDEVNRMLANEISNLRLQLEDSRKHRFGRTSEQRRLLNNRNLDKSALEQSEYDGSDRKDDNNKTDDNETGSNTSSGNIPAQNSKPSRRKETAPRAGKTKLKVDKVVVHEVDEYYTLPEGGRFMNRNGMPDVWEYRVIEHVRAYNVEHVYKVARVKLADGTFTSTMEHPLKNLGGIFSPELLARLLCLKYDFSMPENRQIRLLAREGIHISNTTLNSYIHNGIAKLREFMEDVFKEFVQRANYLMVDETTELVGVETKEGKAYRRKYLWAFFAKHIKMVYYHYNNGSRSSDAAKSFLEYFMGTISTDGYTVYRMFDGDDSKVLHIGCWTHCRRLWVDALPSDRTAMDIIDPIGEMFRNEDLFRMMKLSGEQIKERRLKLTGPILERIHHKVVIMMQDAKIMANELMRKAVNYTINQWKSLRNILKDGSAEISNNLCEQRMKPVKLLLKNCMNVGSEDAAENSAFTFSLIESCKLNGIDPQNYLKHLFECILHGKDCDKKALLPCFYKPEC comes from the coding sequence ATGATTGATGAAAGAGCATACGAGTTACTTTGCTGCCAGCTGGGTCTGGCGAATGAGGAAAAGGCAGGTCTTCGCAAACAGAATAAAGAATTGATTGCGAGGCTTGAGTCTATTGAAGAATCCAACAGGGAGAACTCTAAAAATCTGATAGATACCATCAATGATCTCAAAGATACCATCGAAAAGCAGTCAACCACGGTTGAACATTACAGGAAAGAAATGGAACTTATGAGAAAGCAGCTTGAAGCAAAGGATGAGGTGAACAGGATGCTGGCAAACGAGATCTCCAATCTCAGACTTCAGCTTGAGGACAGCAGGAAACACCGTTTCGGCCGTACTTCCGAGCAAAGAAGGCTGTTGAACAACCGTAATCTCGACAAGTCCGCTCTGGAACAATCCGAGTATGACGGTTCTGACAGGAAGGATGATAATAATAAGACCGATGATAACGAAACCGGCAGCAATACCTCTTCCGGCAACATACCTGCCCAGAACAGCAAACCTTCAAGGAGAAAGGAAACCGCACCACGTGCCGGGAAAACAAAATTGAAAGTTGACAAGGTGGTAGTACATGAAGTGGACGAGTATTACACGCTTCCAGAAGGGGGACGGTTTATGAACCGCAACGGTATGCCTGATGTGTGGGAATACAGGGTCATAGAACATGTAAGGGCTTATAACGTGGAGCATGTTTACAAGGTGGCAAGGGTAAAGCTTGCGGACGGCACTTTCACAAGCACCATGGAACATCCGCTGAAAAACCTTGGAGGTATCTTCTCTCCTGAACTGCTTGCCCGTCTGCTTTGTCTGAAATATGACTTCAGCATGCCTGAGAACAGACAGATAAGACTGCTTGCAAGAGAGGGTATCCACATAAGCAATACCACGCTGAACAGCTATATCCATAACGGAATCGCCAAACTAAGGGAGTTCATGGAAGATGTCTTCAAGGAGTTTGTACAGAGAGCTAATTACCTTATGGTTGATGAGACTACTGAGCTTGTTGGAGTGGAAACAAAGGAAGGTAAGGCTTACAGGAGAAAGTACTTATGGGCTTTCTTTGCCAAGCATATTAAGATGGTCTATTATCACTATAATAACGGCAGCAGGTCGTCCGATGCGGCAAAATCATTCCTGGAATATTTTATGGGAACCATATCCACTGACGGATATACGGTTTACAGGATGTTTGACGGAGACGACTCAAAGGTGCTTCATATAGGATGCTGGACGCATTGTAGAAGGTTGTGGGTTGATGCCCTGCCTTCAGACAGAACAGCGATGGACATAATAGATCCTATCGGTGAGATGTTCAGAAATGAAGACCTGTTCCGTATGATGAAACTCAGCGGTGAGCAGATTAAGGAAAGAAGGCTTAAGCTAACAGGACCGATTCTTGAACGTATCCATCATAAGGTGGTCATTATGATGCAGGATGCGAAGATTATGGCTAACGAACTGATGAGAAAGGCCGTGAACTATACGATAAACCAGTGGAAATCCTTGAGAAATATCCTCAAGGACGGTTCAGCAGAAATCTCGAACAACCTCTGTGAGCAAAGGATGAAACCTGTAAAGCTGCTGCTCAAGAACTGTATGAACGTTGGCAGTGAGGATGCGGCAGAAAACTCTGCATTCACCTTCTCTCTGATAGAAAGCTGTAAGTTGAACGGCATAGACCCTCAGAATTACCTGAAACACTTGTTTGAATGTATTCTTCATGGTAAGGACTGCGACAAGAAGGCTCTTCTGCCATGTTTCTATAAACCGGAATGTTAA
- the tnpB gene encoding IS66 family insertion sequence element accessory protein TnpB (TnpB, as the term is used for proteins encoded by IS66 family insertion elements, is considered an accessory protein, since TnpC, encoded by a neighboring gene, is a DDE family transposase.), with protein MLGLSANLNYYLFNGNVDLRKGIFRLCESIREEMSLDPSDASNVYMFMSRNRKVVKILHYERGFYVLYEKRPVMGKFKKPVFDEVSRCYRIQWSDMAYLTESIVVDKMYVSPKG; from the coding sequence ATGCTTGGACTGAGTGCTAACCTTAACTATTACCTGTTTAACGGTAATGTTGATTTGCGGAAAGGCATTTTCCGTCTGTGTGAGAGTATAAGGGAAGAAATGTCCCTTGACCCGAGCGATGCGTCCAATGTATATATGTTCATGTCCCGGAACCGAAAGGTTGTGAAGATACTTCATTACGAACGCGGTTTTTATGTGCTTTACGAAAAACGTCCTGTTATGGGCAAATTCAAGAAACCTGTATTTGATGAAGTCTCCAGGTGCTACCGGATACAGTGGTCGGACATGGCTTATCTTACGGAAAGCATTGTAGTTGACAAGATGTACGTTAGTCCGAAAGGCTAA
- the thiL gene encoding thiamine-phosphate kinase — MRTEIASLGEFGLIDRLTEGIKLENESSKYGVGDDAAVLSYPSEKQVLVTTDLLMEGVHFDLTYVPLKHLGYKSAVVNFSDIYAMNGTPRQITVSLGLSKRFSVEDMDELYSGIRLACQQYNVDIVGGDTTSSLTGLAISITCIGDADKDKVVYRNGAKDTDLICVSGDLGAAYMGLQLLEREKVVLQGDKDVQPDFSGKEYLLERQLKPEARKDIIEKLAAANIVPTSMMDISDGLSSELMHICKQSNAGCRVYEEHIPIDYQTAVMAEEFNMNLTTCALNGGEDYELLFTVSIADHEKISQMEGVRLIGHITKPELGCALITRDGQEFELKAQGWNPLKEDKQ; from the coding sequence ATGAGAACTGAAATAGCATCTCTCGGTGAGTTTGGTCTGATTGACCGCCTCACCGAGGGAATCAAACTGGAAAACGAATCCAGCAAATATGGAGTGGGCGACGATGCCGCCGTTCTCTCCTACCCTTCAGAAAAGCAAGTACTGGTAACAACCGACCTGCTTATGGAAGGTGTGCATTTTGACCTGACTTATGTTCCCTTGAAGCATTTGGGATATAAATCAGCAGTAGTTAATTTCTCCGATATTTATGCCATGAACGGTACTCCCCGGCAGATTACGGTATCTCTTGGTCTTTCCAAGCGTTTCAGCGTGGAAGATATGGACGAACTTTATTCCGGTATCCGTCTGGCTTGCCAGCAATATAATGTCGACATTGTGGGAGGCGATACCACTTCTTCCTTGACAGGCCTTGCTATCAGCATCACCTGTATTGGCGATGCCGACAAGGATAAAGTAGTTTACCGTAATGGCGCCAAAGACACTGACCTGATCTGCGTCAGCGGCGACTTGGGGGCAGCCTATATGGGTTTACAACTCTTGGAACGTGAAAAAGTCGTATTGCAAGGTGATAAAGATGTCCAACCGGATTTCTCCGGCAAAGAGTATTTATTAGAACGCCAATTGAAACCGGAAGCGCGCAAAGATATCATTGAGAAATTGGCAGCCGCCAATATTGTCCCTACTTCTATGATGGACATTTCCGACGGCCTGTCATCAGAACTGATGCATATCTGCAAACAAAGCAATGCTGGTTGCCGCGTTTACGAGGAGCATATCCCAATCGATTATCAGACTGCTGTTATGGCTGAAGAGTTTAACATGAATCTTACGACTTGTGCCTTGAATGGTGGAGAAGATTATGAACTACTCTTTACTGTTTCCATCGCCGATCATGAGAAAATTTCACAAATGGAAGGAGTTCGTCTCATCGGACATATTACCAAACCCGAACTTGGCTGTGCATTGATTACCCGTGATGGACAAGAATTCGAACTAAAAGCACAGGGATGGAATCCATTAAAAGAAGATAAGCAATAG
- a CDS encoding site-specific integrase → MKQGTMKILFFVLKTKLLKNGEAPILMRITINGQYEETRIQRSVPLKLWNAAKGCSKGKDRASNELNSYLSELATRALEKYKELILEQAISTPSLILKRVFGKDTEMRTLLGAIRQEIKEMEKVVNIDYAPVTINRYKNVLKKLENSIPTFYDKEDITFHELTPEFIKAFDLHLKTEVGLCRNTIVRYMKCFKKITNMALAKGWMKKDAFYGYKMEQDETAPVFLTYDELQTVMNKEFTIPRLALVRDIFIFACFTGLAFVDVSTLKKEDMVQDNNGDWWIRKGRIKLMHRRKASSICNIPLLPVPLAILKKYENNPVCIKKGYCLPVPCNQKMNSYLKEIADFCGIKKNITTHVARHTFGTTITLANNVPLQDVSVMLGHASTRMTQHYARVMNASLKKSMIHVKEQLTQ, encoded by the coding sequence ATGAAACAAGGAACAATGAAGATTCTGTTTTTCGTTCTCAAAACGAAATTATTAAAAAATGGTGAAGCACCTATTCTAATGAGGATCACAATTAACGGTCAATACGAAGAAACACGAATCCAAAGAAGCGTTCCTCTCAAACTGTGGAACGCAGCCAAAGGATGTAGTAAAGGAAAAGACCGGGCTTCCAATGAACTCAACAGTTATTTATCTGAATTAGCCACGCGAGCATTGGAAAAGTATAAGGAACTTATACTGGAGCAGGCAATATCCACTCCCTCCTTAATATTAAAACGTGTATTCGGTAAGGATACGGAAATGCGTACCCTGCTTGGAGCAATACGACAAGAAATCAAGGAGATGGAGAAAGTTGTGAATATTGACTATGCACCAGTGACCATCAACCGTTACAAAAATGTACTGAAAAAACTCGAAAATTCCATTCCTACATTTTATGACAAAGAAGATATTACTTTCCATGAACTCACTCCGGAATTCATAAAAGCCTTTGACCTTCATTTAAAAACAGAAGTCGGTTTATGCCGCAACACTATTGTACGATATATGAAATGTTTCAAGAAAATCACAAATATGGCACTGGCAAAAGGTTGGATGAAGAAAGATGCGTTTTATGGATACAAAATGGAACAGGATGAAACAGCTCCTGTATTCCTCACATATGACGAATTACAGACCGTTATGAATAAGGAATTCACTATACCCCGACTGGCACTGGTACGGGATATTTTCATTTTCGCCTGTTTCACCGGTCTGGCATTTGTCGATGTGTCCACGCTCAAAAAAGAAGATATGGTGCAAGATAATAATGGAGACTGGTGGATCAGAAAAGGAAGAATCAAACTGATGCATCGGCGTAAAGCATCTTCAATCTGTAACATACCTCTACTTCCCGTTCCGCTTGCCATACTAAAAAAGTATGAAAATAATCCTGTCTGTATCAAAAAAGGATATTGTCTCCCAGTTCCCTGCAATCAGAAAATGAACAGCTATCTCAAAGAAATAGCAGATTTCTGCGGGATTAAAAAAAATATCACCACTCATGTCGCCCGGCATACATTCGGGACTACCATTACGCTCGCTAACAATGTACCCCTACAAGATGTATCGGTTATGCTTGGGCATGCTTCCACACGAATGACGCAACATTACGCACGAGTAATGAATGCAAGCCTAAAGAAATCCATGATTCATGTTAAGGAGCAATTGACACAATAA
- a CDS encoding purine-nucleoside phosphorylase has product MLEKIQETAAYLKGKMHTSPETAIILGTGLGSLANEITEKYEIKYSDIPNFPVSTVEGHSGKLIFGKLGNKDIMAMQGRFHYYEGYSMKEVTFPVRVMRELGIKTLFVSNASGGTNADFEIGDLMIITDHINYFPEHPLRGKNIPYGPRFPDMSEAYCKELISKADEIAKEKGIKVQHGVYIGTQGPTFETPAEYKLFHILGADAVGMSTVPEVIVANHCGIKVFGISVITDLGVEGKIVEVTHEEVQKAADAAQPKMTTIMRELINRA; this is encoded by the coding sequence ATGTTAGAGAAAATACAAGAAACCGCAGCTTATCTGAAAGGTAAGATGCATACCAGTCCGGAAACTGCTATTATACTAGGCACCGGGCTTGGCAGTTTGGCAAACGAAATCACCGAGAAGTATGAAATAAAGTATTCGGATATCCCCAACTTCCCGGTATCTACCGTCGAAGGTCATAGCGGTAAGCTGATTTTCGGCAAACTAGGCAATAAGGATATCATGGCTATGCAGGGACGCTTCCACTATTACGAGGGTTATTCGATGAAAGAAGTAACTTTCCCTGTACGTGTCATGCGTGAATTAGGTATCAAAACCTTGTTTGTATCCAATGCCAGTGGCGGTACAAATGCAGATTTCGAAATCGGTGACCTGATGATTATCACTGACCATATCAACTATTTCCCCGAACATCCGCTTCGCGGAAAAAATATCCCTTACGGACCTCGCTTCCCGGACATGAGCGAAGCATACTGCAAGGAATTGATTAGTAAGGCTGACGAGATTGCCAAAGAAAAAGGAATTAAAGTACAACACGGAGTGTATATTGGTACGCAAGGTCCTACTTTCGAAACTCCTGCCGAATATAAATTATTCCATATCCTTGGTGCTGATGCAGTTGGTATGTCTACCGTTCCGGAAGTTATCGTAGCCAACCATTGTGGTATCAAAGTTTTTGGTATTTCCGTCATTACCGACTTAGGAGTAGAAGGAAAAATCGTAGAAGTAACACACGAAGAAGTTCAGAAAGCCGCTGACGCTGCTCAACCGAAAATGACCACGATCATGCGCGAACTTATCAACCGTGCCTAA
- a CDS encoding glycoside hydrolase family 3 C-terminal domain-containing protein has product MKKYIGLVLVAMSGCILTVNAQQSFSYKNPLLPTELRVNDLLGRMTLEEKIAQIRHLHSWDVFDGQILNQEKLDKMCGGIGYGFFEGFPLTAASCRKTFREIQTYMVEKTRLGIPGFPVAESLHGVVHEGTTIYPQNIAMGSTFNPELAYEKTKHIAGELNTMGVKQVLAPCIDVVRDLRWGRVEESFGEDPFLCSKMAVAEVKGYMEHGISPMLKHYGPHGNPLGGLNLASVECGVRDLFDIYLKPFEAVLAETEIMAVMSSYNSWNRIPNSASRFMLTDILRNRFGFRGYVYSDWGVVSMLKTFHKTAADDFEAARQVLTAGMDVEASSSCYAVLADKIRNGEFDISYIDQAVRRVLRAKFELGLFEDPYQEQAVYRLPLRSKESVKLSRRIADESTVLLKNDGQLLPLNVRNLKSVAVIGPNADNVQFGDYTWSKKKEDGVTPLQGIKNLLGDRVKINYAKGCSLASLDTSGIAEAVDAARHSDVALIFVGSSSTAFVRHTQEPSTSGEGIDLSDISLTGAQEQLIREVFAVGKPVVVILVAGKPFAIPWVKENIPAILAQWYAGEQEGNSIADILFGNVNPSGKLTFSFPQSTGHLPVYYNYLPTDKGYYKEPGTYEKPGRDYVFSNSSPLWAFGYGLSYTQFEYLKAVTDKELYQANDTVCVTVQLKNTGKRTGKEVIQVYMRDVVSSVMTQVKQLKGFRKVDLLPGQTRETTIMIPVHEFYLTDDLGNRYLESGKFELQVGTSSDRIYFNLPVYIGSSGKGGQTVSGTSFKSRTDGKVIQVKGTVRDIQATPLARVKVQSEESGESALTDYRGTYTIKVKDNGRLIFSKKGFADKTIEVEGQTDVSIQMAKGE; this is encoded by the coding sequence ATGAAGAAATATATAGGCCTCGTACTAGTGGCGATGTCGGGCTGTATACTTACAGTTAACGCACAGCAATCATTTTCTTATAAGAATCCACTTCTTCCTACAGAACTAAGAGTGAATGACTTGCTGGGCCGGATGACACTGGAAGAAAAGATAGCTCAGATTCGTCATTTGCATTCGTGGGATGTGTTCGATGGACAGATCCTGAATCAAGAGAAGTTGGATAAGATGTGCGGTGGAATAGGATATGGGTTCTTTGAAGGTTTTCCATTGACGGCTGCAAGCTGTCGTAAGACTTTCCGTGAGATACAAACCTATATGGTAGAAAAAACACGTCTGGGTATTCCCGGATTTCCGGTTGCCGAATCTTTGCATGGAGTGGTGCATGAGGGAACAACTATCTACCCTCAGAATATCGCGATGGGGAGTACTTTCAATCCGGAACTGGCTTACGAAAAGACTAAACATATTGCAGGCGAACTGAATACGATGGGAGTGAAGCAAGTGTTGGCACCTTGTATTGATGTTGTACGTGATTTACGTTGGGGACGTGTAGAAGAGTCTTTTGGTGAAGATCCTTTCCTTTGTTCAAAGATGGCGGTTGCTGAGGTAAAAGGATATATGGAACATGGAATTTCTCCGATGTTGAAGCATTACGGTCCGCATGGTAATCCTTTGGGTGGATTGAATCTGGCTTCGGTGGAGTGTGGTGTACGTGATTTATTTGATATTTATTTGAAACCATTTGAGGCTGTGCTTGCTGAAACTGAAATTATGGCTGTCATGTCCAGTTATAATTCTTGGAATAGAATTCCTAATTCTGCTTCTCGTTTTATGCTGACGGATATTTTGCGCAATAGATTTGGTTTCCGGGGATATGTTTATTCGGATTGGGGAGTTGTCAGTATGCTGAAGACTTTCCATAAGACGGCGGCGGATGATTTCGAAGCGGCCCGGCAGGTTTTGACCGCCGGAATGGACGTGGAGGCTTCCAGCTCTTGCTATGCAGTGCTGGCTGATAAAATACGGAATGGAGAGTTTGATATCAGCTATATCGATCAGGCCGTGAGACGAGTGCTTCGTGCTAAATTTGAATTGGGGTTATTTGAAGATCCCTATCAGGAACAAGCAGTCTATCGGCTTCCTCTCCGTTCGAAAGAAAGTGTGAAACTTTCACGTAGGATTGCAGACGAATCGACCGTATTGCTGAAGAACGATGGACAGTTGTTGCCGCTGAATGTTCGGAATTTGAAGTCAGTAGCGGTGATTGGTCCTAATGCGGATAATGTACAATTTGGAGATTATACCTGGAGTAAAAAGAAAGAAGATGGAGTGACACCGCTTCAAGGAATCAAAAACTTGTTGGGTGATAGGGTGAAAATCAACTATGCTAAAGGATGTTCTTTGGCTTCTTTGGATACTTCGGGGATAGCGGAGGCTGTGGATGCTGCCCGTCATAGTGATGTTGCTTTGATATTTGTGGGGAGTTCGAGTACAGCGTTCGTACGTCATACTCAAGAGCCGTCTACTAGCGGAGAAGGAATCGATTTGAGTGATATCTCTTTGACCGGTGCACAAGAACAATTAATACGTGAGGTTTTTGCTGTGGGAAAGCCGGTGGTTGTTATATTGGTGGCAGGAAAGCCTTTTGCCATACCTTGGGTGAAAGAGAATATTCCGGCGATATTGGCACAATGGTATGCTGGCGAACAGGAAGGAAACTCTATTGCGGATATTTTGTTTGGCAATGTGAACCCTTCCGGAAAACTGACTTTTTCATTTCCGCAAAGTACGGGGCATCTCCCTGTCTATTATAACTATTTGCCTACGGATAAAGGATATTATAAAGAGCCGGGAACTTATGAAAAGCCGGGAAGAGATTATGTTTTCTCAAATAGTTCCCCGCTATGGGCATTTGGATATGGATTGAGCTATACTCAATTTGAATATCTGAAAGCTGTTACAGATAAGGAACTCTATCAGGCTAATGATACCGTTTGTGTGACTGTTCAATTGAAAAATACGGGGAAAAGAACCGGGAAAGAGGTGATACAGGTATATATGCGAGATGTGGTCAGCTCGGTGATGACACAGGTGAAGCAGTTGAAAGGTTTCAGAAAAGTAGATTTACTTCCCGGACAGACACGGGAAACGACTATAATGATTCCTGTTCATGAATTTTATCTGACAGATGATTTGGGCAATCGTTATCTCGAATCGGGCAAATTTGAATTACAGGTAGGTACTTCTTCCGACCGGATTTATTTCAACCTTCCGGTGTATATCGGTTCTTCCGGAAAGGGAGGACAGACGGTGTCCGGTACTTCTTTCAAATCACGGACAGATGGAAAAGTGATTCAAGTAAAAGGAACTGTCCGTGATATACAGGCAACTCCGCTTGCCAGAGTGAAAGTCCAGTCCGAAGAATCCGGTGAAAGTGCGTTGACTGACTATCGGGGCACATATACTATCAAGGTGAAAGATAATGGCAGACTTATTTTCTCGAAAAAAGGATTTGCCGATAAAACAATAGAAGTAGAGGGGCAGACTGATGTCAGTATTCAAATGGCTAAAGGTGAGTAG
- a CDS encoding fibronectin type III-like domain-contianing protein, which translates to MCETLCTEYYDDEKHEWVVEPGEFRALIGASSADIRSSVKFKLR; encoded by the coding sequence ATGTGTGAAACATTATGCACTGAATATTATGACGATGAGAAACACGAATGGGTGGTGGAACCGGGAGAATTTCGAGCTTTAATAGGAGCCTCCTCAGCCGATATTCGTAGTAGTGTAAAGTTTAAACTTAGATAA
- a CDS encoding PQQ-binding-like beta-propeller repeat protein, whose amino-acid sequence MKYCMAIGLLGSMTLQAMAQYTGKVFVDENRNGLLDEGEKRLHRVSVSDGLNVVQTDSNGAYQLPGHSRMHFLFITTPSGYKTDNAYYYRIENGRTEYDFPVYPCYGGIQADGSHRFIHISDTEIRGKEGNQAWVDNLRDYSANEKIAFIVHTGDICYESGLNSHIGLLNTALMEDTQIFYGIGNHDLVKGAYGEELFEKLYGPVFYSFDVGNTHYIMTPMLHGDYLPEYTKEDVYRWMKNDLAYVGKEKSIIVFNHSLPEDTVAFKYGMSDTEYIDLPAMGLKAWLYGHWHVNHVHKHKVTGVYTICTSTPACGGIDHAPSAFRVLTVDTEGNVASEFRYSYLSPSLHIVSLENGQLPTLPSGKIPLSVNAYSTVSPIRTMRYWCESEGKKVLSSNLLKRQSDFNWYAEIPLLSQWEHRQLTVIVEAFFNNGEVRRCRRSFFYEKPERKQLPLRLSWIKNVGASIFMSAPLVYRKRLFTASVDDNESGKAAVVCMDAQNGTVCWRYSLRGSVRSSIAIADGLVFAQDVHGYLYAIQAETGTLVWEKDLNIGVLPPLNDGLVAVSDIVYAGTGKSLCALKAATGELIWKNGAWSRGEGCVATLSLGHSILIGHANWKGLYANNAVNGELLWENKDAELKYRSASVAWEGENLYLLSSRSFFILNSKNGEIIVRKKLNCSVNVNSTPLVTGSEIIFGTATNGVIALDKQTLEEKWNFKTNPALIYTSPYSKPSSSTVETSPVLVGDTIFFGASDGILYALNRINGKLLWKYQTGVPIFSTVSIAGNALYVTDFAGNVYGFIMNNKTQD is encoded by the coding sequence ATGAAATACTGTATGGCTATTGGTTTGCTGGGTAGTATGACTTTACAAGCTATGGCTCAATATACAGGAAAGGTTTTCGTTGATGAGAACAGAAATGGTCTCCTCGATGAAGGTGAAAAACGATTGCATCGGGTCTCTGTTTCCGATGGGTTAAATGTGGTACAGACAGATTCAAATGGCGCATATCAATTGCCCGGACATTCCCGTATGCATTTTCTGTTTATTACTACTCCTTCCGGATATAAGACTGATAATGCCTACTATTACCGGATAGAGAACGGTCGTACGGAATACGATTTTCCGGTATATCCTTGTTATGGAGGAATTCAAGCTGACGGTAGTCACCGGTTTATACATATCTCTGATACAGAAATACGTGGAAAAGAAGGGAATCAAGCGTGGGTGGATAATCTCCGTGACTATTCGGCCAATGAGAAAATAGCTTTTATCGTGCATACAGGGGATATTTGTTATGAATCGGGACTGAACAGTCATATAGGCTTGCTGAATACCGCTTTGATGGAAGACACGCAAATCTTTTATGGAATAGGCAATCATGACTTGGTGAAAGGTGCTTATGGGGAAGAACTTTTCGAGAAACTCTACGGACCGGTATTCTATTCATTTGATGTGGGGAATACACATTACATAATGACACCTATGCTTCATGGAGATTATTTACCGGAGTATACTAAGGAAGATGTATATCGCTGGATGAAAAATGATCTTGCTTATGTAGGCAAGGAGAAGTCGATCATTGTTTTCAATCATAGCCTGCCGGAAGATACGGTAGCTTTTAAATATGGTATGAGTGATACGGAGTATATAGATTTACCGGCTATGGGATTGAAAGCTTGGTTGTACGGTCACTGGCACGTAAATCATGTGCATAAGCATAAAGTGACAGGGGTGTATACTATCTGTACCTCTACGCCTGCTTGTGGTGGTATTGACCATGCACCTTCTGCTTTTCGTGTACTGACTGTTGATACAGAGGGAAACGTGGCGTCCGAGTTCCGATACAGTTATCTGTCTCCTTCATTACATATTGTTTCGTTGGAGAATGGACAGCTGCCAACACTTCCTTCCGGAAAGATTCCTTTGTCCGTCAATGCCTACTCTACGGTTTCCCCAATACGAACCATGCGTTATTGGTGTGAATCGGAAGGTAAAAAAGTTCTTTCCTCCAATCTTTTGAAACGTCAGAGTGATTTCAATTGGTATGCGGAAATTCCTTTGCTTTCTCAATGGGAACATCGGCAGCTTACTGTAATAGTGGAGGCATTTTTCAATAATGGAGAGGTAAGGCGATGCAGGCGTTCGTTTTTTTATGAAAAGCCTGAAAGGAAACAATTGCCTTTGCGGTTGTCATGGATTAAAAATGTAGGCGCTTCTATTTTTATGTCTGCTCCTTTGGTATATCGGAAACGTCTATTTACGGCATCGGTCGATGATAATGAATCGGGGAAAGCGGCTGTAGTGTGTATGGATGCGCAAAATGGAACAGTCTGTTGGCGGTATTCACTTCGTGGCTCTGTACGCAGTAGTATTGCGATTGCTGATGGACTGGTCTTTGCCCAAGATGTACATGGTTACCTATATGCGATTCAAGCAGAAACTGGGACATTGGTTTGGGAAAAAGATTTAAATATCGGTGTACTTCCTCCTTTGAATGACGGTTTGGTTGCTGTTTCGGATATAGTATATGCCGGTACAGGAAAATCATTATGTGCCTTGAAAGCAGCTACGGGGGAACTTATTTGGAAGAATGGAGCTTGGAGCAGGGGGGAAGGATGCGTGGCAACACTTTCTCTTGGACATAGTATTCTGATTGGGCATGCAAACTGGAAGGGGTTGTATGCCAATAATGCTGTTAATGGTGAGTTGTTGTGGGAGAATAAAGATGCGGAATTAAAATATCGTTCGGCCTCTGTTGCTTGGGAAGGAGAGAATCTCTATCTTCTTTCTTCCCGTTCCTTTTTTATCTTGAATTCAAAGAACGGTGAGATTATAGTACGTAAAAAATTGAATTGTTCGGTCAATGTGAATTCAACTCCTTTAGTCACTGGATCCGAGATAATATTTGGAACAGCTACTAATGGAGTCATAGCTTTAGACAAGCAGACCTTAGAAGAGAAATGGAATTTTAAAACAAACCCCGCTTTGATTTATACATCTCCTTATTCTAAACCATCATCTTCAACTGTAGAGACTAGTCCAGTGTTGGTTGGAGATACTATTTTCTTTGGGGCTTCTGACGGAATACTGTATGCATTGAACCGTATAAATGGCAAACTGCTGTGGAAATACCAAACCGGTGTACCCATATTTTCTACAGTATCTATTGCGGGAAATGCTTTGTATGTAACAGATTTTGCCGGTAATGTGTATGGGTTTATAATGAATAATAAAACACAAGATTAA